A region of Chloracidobacterium sp. DNA encodes the following proteins:
- a CDS encoding GNAT family N-acetyltransferase, translating into MLNYNSYNSETSSTKMEWCEVPSQSFHVWDQKLASTDCPYLQFPFWVKAHEEQGYRTRFFYYGDVDRPIATAAIMEAGRFPFRFALVDRGPFIFSSSPEDAEKCVLSLIELAKNLDYAFVRFTHGQDEVFSILRRSESVKSLEPYPFSRDPRNFLIVQQKDTKHETLATFNETARRKIRKAADVGYEFRIASSKEDFDLAWDLFERLALRKRFNLSSKPKRVWKKIIELGAENARARLYLCTYEDKLVAAQIIVSGGVIAEGTLSALDVDALEGKPSPAALLTWIGMRDAQELGCNYFDMGGPGDPKRNNHVFEFKRMFRPEGRVMPGPVCAVIHPVRHWIWMKVILRGWRAWRARFACIQVGFAESFSEIHLLSPAFSSLLQHVPV; encoded by the coding sequence ATGTTGAATTATAATTCGTACAATTCCGAGACCTCTTCTACAAAAATGGAATGGTGCGAAGTGCCCAGTCAGTCTTTTCACGTTTGGGACCAAAAGTTGGCGTCCACGGATTGCCCGTACCTTCAATTCCCGTTTTGGGTCAAGGCCCACGAAGAACAGGGTTATAGAACAAGATTTTTTTATTACGGAGATGTTGATCGCCCCATTGCGACAGCGGCGATCATGGAAGCTGGAAGATTTCCATTCCGCTTTGCGCTTGTGGATCGCGGGCCTTTCATTTTTAGTTCAAGTCCCGAGGACGCTGAGAAGTGTGTTTTAAGCCTGATCGAACTTGCGAAGAATCTGGATTATGCGTTTGTCCGATTTACTCATGGGCAGGACGAAGTTTTCTCGATTCTTAGAAGATCTGAGTCAGTTAAATCGCTAGAACCATATCCGTTTTCGCGCGATCCCCGTAACTTTTTGATCGTCCAGCAGAAGGACACTAAGCATGAAACGCTGGCCACCTTCAATGAGACAGCACGTAGAAAGATCAGAAAGGCAGCTGACGTGGGTTACGAATTCCGTATTGCATCTTCAAAAGAAGACTTCGATCTTGCATGGGATTTGTTTGAAAGGCTCGCGCTTAGAAAGCGATTCAACCTTTCTTCAAAACCTAAAAGAGTATGGAAAAAAATCATCGAACTCGGGGCGGAAAATGCCCGCGCGCGGCTTTATCTGTGTACTTACGAAGACAAACTAGTTGCCGCACAGATCATTGTTAGTGGCGGAGTGATAGCCGAAGGAACATTATCCGCACTAGATGTTGATGCCCTTGAAGGAAAACCGAGTCCAGCGGCCCTGCTTACATGGATCGGAATGCGCGATGCACAAGAACTAGGCTGCAATTATTTTGATATGGGCGGCCCCGGCGACCCCAAACGAAATAACCACGTTTTCGAGTTCAAGCGTATGTTCAGGCCCGAAGGCCGCGTGATGCCCGGTCCCGTGTGTGCAGTCATTCATCCGGTACGTCATTGGATCTGGATGAAAGTAATTTTAAGGGGTTGGAGAGCGTGGCGCGCAAGATTTGCGTGCATTCAGGTCGGCTTTGCCGAGTCCTTTTCCGAAATCCATCTGCTTTCACCCGCATTTTCGTCTCTCCTTCAACACGTACCCGTCTGA
- a CDS encoding FkbM family methyltransferase produces the protein MNELKKTAKDPNLIYDVGLQSGQDTDYYLKKGYRVIAFEANPDSVEFCRNRFKGEIAEDRLEIVEGAITENVSSNGRPAEVGFYRNNDHALWSTACNDWASRNEVLGTKNDLISVPAVDFEQCLEKYGIPHYLKADIVGSETICLRALLKFENKPDYISIRSEKLVFRKLEYEFELLEQLGYSGFKAVKQDFEKVRPQLPSTNGLKFHEFEEGASGPFGEETAGTWKSSDKVLNDYRRIFVRYWLFGDYSYLIQTQNGKRMIAHLERIFRRSIPGWFDTHARFGMVSAVLGSFSQVGQYLAHV, from the coding sequence ATGAACGAACTTAAGAAAACAGCAAAGGATCCGAACCTGATCTACGATGTCGGACTGCAAAGTGGACAGGATACGGACTATTACCTGAAAAAGGGCTATCGCGTCATCGCTTTTGAGGCTAATCCCGACAGCGTCGAGTTTTGCCGTAACCGATTCAAGGGTGAGATCGCTGAGGACCGGTTAGAGATCGTTGAAGGCGCGATCACCGAAAACGTTTCTTCAAATGGCCGTCCGGCAGAAGTAGGATTTTACCGGAATAACGATCATGCATTGTGGAGTACCGCATGTAATGACTGGGCATCGAGAAACGAAGTTCTGGGCACCAAAAATGATCTGATAAGTGTGCCCGCGGTCGATTTTGAACAGTGCCTTGAAAAATACGGAATTCCGCACTATCTCAAGGCCGATATTGTCGGCTCAGAAACGATCTGTCTGCGTGCATTGCTCAAATTCGAGAACAAACCCGATTACATTTCTATTCGCTCTGAGAAGCTCGTTTTCCGAAAGCTCGAGTACGAATTTGAACTGCTCGAACAGCTTGGCTACTCAGGATTTAAGGCAGTCAAACAGGACTTTGAAAAGGTGCGTCCGCAGCTGCCCTCAACAAACGGACTGAAATTTCACGAGTTTGAGGAAGGTGCGTCAGGCCCATTTGGCGAGGAAACAGCGGGAACATGGAAGAGCAGCGACAAGGTCCTGAACGACTATCGCAGGATCTTTGTCCGCTACTGGCTGTTTGGCGACTACTCGTATTTGATACAAACACAGAACGGAAAACGCATGATCGCACATCTTGAGCGAATATTCAGACGGTCTATTCCCGGTT